The Hippoglossus hippoglossus isolate fHipHip1 chromosome 2, fHipHip1.pri, whole genome shotgun sequence genome includes a region encoding these proteins:
- the spry2 gene encoding protein sprouty homolog 2 has protein sequence MDSRSQNGSDGGGGHHGQSPTSTRSAGTPHDEGRPQPWPPQARDGLPDPGLNSSQASLTPAVLPLDQIRITGSCNEYTEGPTVAQMSPASQQRQQKIDHGSSPVYRTSGLQETNNLRNLPLLTQHGNTHTSISYGEDGVLRSSSAEDSQSNIRTSVGSTSSGQRLISGPAFVDHIIRTQPKREELNSEELKPLNEESGAVTAVPGSVGCKSPGKHSIKCENCGRCQCSECTRPRVLPSCLMCGRRCMCSARSAVEYGTCICCVKGLFYHCSSDDEDTCADKPFSCSQSHCCVRWTTVSLLAVLFPCLLCYLPARGCVAACQSCYDRVARPGCRCKNTNPGRCEET, from the coding sequence ATGGATTCCAGAAGTCAAAACGGCAGCGACGGGGGAGGTGGACACCACGGACAGTCACCGACATCAACGAGGTCGGCGGGCACGCCGCATGACGAAGGGAGACCGCAACCGTGGCCTCCGCAAGCGCGCGATGGGCTTCCAGATCCCGGGCTGAACAGCAGCCAGGCATCCCTTACTCCAGCAGTGCTGCCTCTGGATCAGATTAGGATAACTGGGAGTTGTAATGAGTACACCGAAGGGCCCACGGTTGCCCAGATGTCTCCAGCCTCTcagcaaagacaacagaagATCGACCATGGGTCGTCGCCTGTTTACAGGACAAGCGGGCTGCAGGAGACTAATAATCTCCGCAACCTGCCTTTATTGACACAGCATGGGAACACGCACACCTCCATCTCTTACGGGGAGGACGGCGTGTTGCGCTCCTCCAGTGCCGAGGACTCCCAGAGTAACATCAGGACCAGCGTTGGGAGCACTTCTTCAGGCCAGAGGCTCATCAGCGGCCCAGCATTCGTGGACCACATCATCAGAACCCAGCCCAAACGCGAAGAGCTGAATTCAGAGGAGTTGAAACCCCTGAACGAGGAGTCTGGCGCGGTGACGGCCGTGCCGGGCAGCGTCGGCTGCAAAAGTCCCGGCAAACACTCCATCAAGTGTGAGAACTGCGGTCGCTGCCAGTGCTCGGAGTGCACTCGCCCACGGGTGCTTCCCTCCTGCTTGATGTGCGGCCGACGGTGCATGTGCTCTGCGCGGAGCGCGGTGGAGTACGGGACATGCATATGCTGCGTCAAGGGGCTCTTCTACCACTGCTCCAGCGACGACGAGGACACGTGCGCCGATAAGCCCTTCTCGTGCTCCCAGTCCCACTGCTGCGTGCGCTGGACCACCGTGTCGTTGCTCGCCGTGCTCTTCCCCTGTCTGCTTTGCTACCTCCCAGCCAGAGGTTGTGTTGCTGCGTGCCAGAGCTGCTATGACCGCGTCGCTCGACCCGGCTGCCGGTGCAAGAACACGAACCCCGGCCGCTGCGAGGAGACGTAG